The nucleotide sequence TCTGTCTGCTACGACATTTCACGTTAAAAAGGCCTCAAAAAGCCATTTCGCTTTCGAAGTCGTCAATCTAACCCAGCCTATCGTCTTCATCGCGATCCGTTACTACGGGAAAACCGAGGGACAGGGTCCAAACCGGCGGGGTTTGGTAGGAGATACGTCCACACGGCGAAAAAGGCCACGCGTAttgaagttgaagaagaaccaatcacacatcTCTTTCGGcgaggtcaaagttcactgttgtctgctcaaatttgcgagacaaacctcttcaaactttgttcgtggacaaaattggaagtcgggacctagcggaatcgatttcctgggtcacgttggcacagcaaccgaaggagaaggcacaaatccgcgcggtttggtcacaggaatcgaaaaaccaccgaaaaccctaccagtattatatagtagatgaggcttatatcgcgcgtattccgtgggtacagttctaagcgcagggattttttttgatttaaaaaaaaaaaaattatgcaatttatatcgcgcacatattcaaggcgcagggatttatttatgccgtgtgagatggaaatttttttacacaatacatcacgcattcacatcggccagcagatcgcagccattttggcgcatatcctacttttcacggcctattattccaagtcacacgggtattttggtggacattttttttttatctatgcctatacaattttgccaggaaagacccttttgtcaatcgtgggatcgttaacgtgcacaccccaatgtagtgtacacgaagggacctcggtttttcgtctcatccgaaagactagcacttgaacccaccacctaggttaggaaaggggggagaaaattgctaacgccctgacccagggtcgaactcgcaacctctcgcttccgagatTAAGGTTTGTGTATGCAgatatggggggagggggggggggatatctAGATATGCGTCTGGTTGATCCTGGTCAAAGCAGTTTCAATGTCGCAATGGGATCGAGTTTGGTTCGATCCAAATGAAATTATAATTTTCTTGAACGTTTGTGGGGCTAGACCAGCAGATACTTTGTGACTGAATCATATTACTCATGACGAAGGTGAGTTGCATGAGCGATTTGCTCTTTATTGCACCCAAACCAGTGAGAATTTTCATCCCCATTAGCTGTCCTACGTGAGCCCCACGATCATATAaaattatatgtaaataaaaggGACAACACGAGAATCATAAAGCAAGATTTCAGGAGTGACGTCACAAAAATCGGACACCCGCTTACGTCACTCCACGAACCTTTCAATGAACCTTTTAACTTCAGGAATTGGGATTGATGACATGTTCCTGCTGATGTCGGCGTGGAGTGAAAATCTTCCCAGCAACGAGAACGAGCAGACCGTTGATTTCGTACCAACCATCCTTGGCAAGACTTTCGCCAGCGCCGCTGTTGGTGTCACCATCACCTCCCTCACCGACTTCATTGCGTTTCTCTTTGGAACGATGTCTGTCTTCATGAGTGTTACCAATTTCTCCCTCTTCGCTGGTGAGTGTGTCGCTGGCGCGTTGTTCCTCACGCTATCTGTGGCAGGGCAAATCAGGCGatagaagaaagagagaatgctttataaCCTACAAGTttaatatttcgcctcttaagggcCAGATATGGGTTAtgtgattcgagttttacgccctcacggcttttgatgagatacacaagtgtatgcgtgtttaggtggtatccgCTATctgcagaatgaccgaggtcttttacgtgtcagtgtggtgacacggggaggGATATCattatggcttccgtctctgggtctgcacttAAAGTTGACACGTGtctgtcccggcccgaattctaacctgcgaccttaggatcacaagtcgagtgctctaccaactgagctaccgcccCCCCTAGGCGATAGACAATGTACATGGGGTAAATATTAGAGGTTCATGTTgttgccgttgttgttgttgttgttgttgttgttgttgttgttgaccaaCTAGCTGCTGTTCTTCTTCACATACGACCGTACTTTTCAGATTATGCTTTGAGTCTAACTTTACGGTGGAGGGTGTATGTGTAATCACCAATAAGTTAACTGGAAATAATTGTGAATCATGTCTTCGTCGTTCTCGACCATACTGAGCTCTCTCGCTTTTACGGGCTCctgttgttttccttttttgtttgtttttcgcATGGACAAAAGACAGAAGGTATGAAAGTCAACAAGTTGTATCATCCGTTTGCAGGTTTTGCAGTCATCTTCGGTTACATCTGCAACCTCACCTTTTTCGGAGGATGCCTGGCCTATCACGGGCGACGCGTGTTTTCCTCTCGCCACTATCTCACCTGTCTGAAGACCAAGCCACGCGAAGAATTGAAAGCAGAACGGTCCTGCTACTTCGCCCTCTGCTGTGGCGGTGCCAAGCCCAAGGGGCCGAGGGATGACGAGAGCTACTGCGAGCTACTCCCGCGCAAGCTGCTGCCCAAACTGTTCCAGAACACTGTTGTCTGCGTGGTGATTGTGGCTCTCTTTGTGGGCTACCTTGCTCTGGTCATCTATGGCGCGGTGCACCTGAAGCAAGGCTTGGTGCTGGAAAATCTCGTGTCCCCATCGTCCTACTACTATGAATACCTCACTCTAACTAAAGAATACTTTACCGGCCAATTGCCCATCAACTTTGTGGTCAAAGCCAAGATGGACTATACGGGAGAAGCTGGTCAACAATTTCTGGACTTGCTGAAGAAAGCACGCACAGACTCTGCAATCAACTCCGACTTTGAGAGGTGTTGGCTGACGGCTTACCGTAGCTCCGGGTACTTTAACGCCACCTCATCGACGGACTTTGTGCCTAATCTTCAGAAGTTTCTGGCAGTGGCCCCAACCTTCCGATCTGACGTGGTACTGGTTGGCATGGACATCATTGCCTCAGGCTGCTACGTTCTCTCCAAACCTTCCGACGAGCAGTACCGGAGGGCCGAACTGATGGTACGAATGCGGCAGCTGGCCGACGACTCCCCACTGCCTGTGATGGCTTTCCACCTGGCCTTCCTGGCGTACGAGCAGTTTATTGCCGTGCTGCCGGCCACGCTGAAGATGGTGGGCTGTGCCGTGGccaccatcatcgtcatcacAGCTCTGTTCCTGCAGCACGTGCTGATGGTTTTCCTCGTCACTCTCACCATCGTGATGATCATCACCGGCATATTTGGCTTCATGTACTTCTGGGACATCACGCTGTCCTCCATTACCATGATCCATCTCGTCATGAGCGTCGGCTTCTCCGTCGACTTCTCCGCCCACGTCTGCTCCGCCTATCTCATGTCTGGCTGCAGCTCGCGCCAAGGTCGCGCTCGTGACGCCATCTCCCACGCGGCCGCTCCCATCTTTAACGCCGGCATGTCCACGCTGCTGGGTGTCGTCTTTCTGGCGGCCTCCGACTCCTACGTCTTCATAACCTTCTTCCGCATCATGGTGCTGGTGATCGTGCTGGGGATGCTGCACGCCGTCCTCTTCCTGCCCGCGGTGCTCTCCCTCGTGGGGCCCACGGGGGGCGTGGGTGTGCTTGGCGGTGATGGAGAGCTGC is from Littorina saxatilis isolate snail1 linkage group LG5, US_GU_Lsax_2.0, whole genome shotgun sequence and encodes:
- the LOC138967783 gene encoding patched domain-containing protein 3-like; the protein is METDDVNRGQRCSMNACTELAKGFLGRIFTRYGTTVGLHPLPFIAIPLLVFGGLGAGLLALDEETDMEKVYFPINSRAARDRQFIRDTFPDLSNESYNSFSPSNTGAAVSLLFYKADKGNILARKTLSQIASVVEQVKALSADVGGQTMNFTRLCARFKSKCISRGVFILGKPVQGALEAGIVTYPYWNVSGRIENLSGFLGGAKVEKGKLVSATVLKVTFILASKAPAWQSKFKSLAANLDLDDDLQATYETPDSLGVELNKGTKGDIKFFSLTITLCCTYASVVSSGSDPVSTRAMLAFGGISAAGLGILGSLGLLSLCGVKYVNIVGVVPFLIIGIGIDDMFLLMSAWSENLPSNENEQTVDFVPTILGKTFASAAVGVTITSLTDFIAFLFGTMSVFMSVTNFSLFAGFAVIFGYICNLTFFGGCLAYHGRRVFSSRHYLTCLKTKPREELKAERSCYFALCCGGAKPKGPRDDESYCELLPRKLLPKLFQNTVVCVVIVALFVGYLALVIYGAVHLKQGLVLENLVSPSSYYYEYLTLTKEYFTGQLPINFVVKAKMDYTGEAGQQFLDLLKKARTDSAINSDFERCWLTAYRSSGYFNATSSTDFVPNLQKFLAVAPTFRSDVVLVGMDIIASGCYVLSKPSDEQYRRAELMVRMRQLADDSPLPVMAFHLAFLAYEQFIAVLPATLKMVGCAVATIIVITALFLQHVLMVFLVTLTIVMIITGIFGFMYFWDITLSSITMIHLVMSVGFSVDFSAHVCSAYLMSGCSSRQGRARDAISHAAAPIFNAGMSTLLGVVFLAASDSYVFITFFRIMVLVIVLGMLHAVLFLPAVLSLVGPTGGVGVLGGDGELQPDPQPDPLASAQDNSSPPQPLATVPETTQKTSPSPSSVSATETSPSQSSVSVPETSPSQPLASVPKTLPHTSTVV